Part of the Catalinimonas alkaloidigena genome is shown below.
TTTTCAGAATGATAGGTACTTGTAGTAAATTCAAAGAAGGTAAAAACTCAGGCCGCGTAATCTGCAGATAATCCACTTGCGGGTATTGCTGCAGAATCTCTCTGATTTGCTCGGGTTCGCTTTCGTCAAACTCAGCTGCGAAAGCCACACCTGAAATCCATTCGGCAATGGCTGTATACTTGTCAGGACCCATAAAATTTGGATCCTGAGGTTCAAAGCTAAAGCCTAGTATATCTACTATCATCCCAGCGCAATAGCGGGCATCACTCAAATTATTGATTCCACCTATTTTTACGAATGTTTTTAAAGCCATAGTAATTTTATTGATTCAAATAAGAAAAATTCTTAAACAATAAACTTTTTTATATCGTTTCTCGTAACTAGAAAGCAATTTTATATTAGGTAAATTAAAAAAAACAAATCTAACAGAATGGCTGTAGAACTTATAGAAGATTCAGAATTTCAGGAAAAATTGAAGCAGCAGAATAAAGTAATTGTAAAATATTATGCGGACTGGTGCGGTAGCTGTAGGTTATTCAAGCCCAAATACAGGCGTTTGTCTGAAGATCAGCGTTTTGATGATGTGACTTTTCTGGATGTAAATGCAGAAAAGAACCCTGAAGCCAGAAAAGCGGCAGGCGTCACTAATCTGCCTTTTTTCGCAGTTTTTAAAAATGGTGAACTACTGGATTCGGTAGCTTCCAGTAAAGAAGAAGCCGTTGTAGAACTCATTGAAAAGTTAAACTAGAAAAAGCTGATTAAATATTATGAAAATAGCTGTTGTCAAGAAGTTAGTAGAAAATCAATCCCTGGAAGACTTAATATCGGCAGAGGAAGCATTAGTTGAAGAGCAGCCTTTACCCATTGAGGTAAATGGAGAAGATGAAGGAGAGAAACTGACACATATTCTGGCTGCCATCTTTATCCTTGAAAGAATGAAAGACGAAGGCGTTGATTTTAAATCCGCACTTAGAGAATATACCAGAAGAGTTAGAGAATCTATTAGTTGATGTACTGATGGTTCTCATCAAATGCATATAACGGGCTTATGGTCCGTTATTTTTTTGTCTTTTTATCACATTGAGGCGCATTCCCTAAAATATTTGCTGGAATGTCAGGTTACTACTGTAAATTGGCAGCAACAATAATTCAATTTTACATTGCGAGTTTTCAGCCCTATCGTCCTTATTATCATAGCTTTTGTAAGCCTGTCAGCATGCGAGAGCGAGACTATCCCTCCCCAACAAAGCCGTTTGGGCATTGATTATTTTCCTTTGGAAGTAGGTAGATACTCCATTTACAAGGTGGAGGATATAGCATATACCCTGGTAGCTGAACCTGATACACAGCAGTACCTACTCAAAGAAGTTGTGGCTGACTCTTTTCCCGGGCAGGGGGGCGAAACTATCTATAGACTGGAGCGTTTTACCAGTACCACTGATTCAGGTTTCTGGGAACTGGACTCCGTTTGGACCGCCAGGAAAAGTACGCAGCGAATTGTGGTAGTAGAAAATAATGTTCCCCGGATTAAGATTGTCTTTCCAGCTAGCTTTGGACAGCGCTGGGATGCTAATGCGCTGAACAGTCGTGAGGAAACAGCATACGAACTAAGGAACACAAGTCAGACGTTACTAGATGAGGTAGATAGTCCGCTAGACAGTCTGATGTTGGAAAATATGCTTACTGTTGTCCAGGCACAAAGCCAGGATACTATTATTAACAGGATTGAAGCATCGGAAACATATGCGGAAAATCTGGGGCTCTTTTATAAAAAATCGCTTAGATTACATTACTGTGCCAGTGAACCAGAATGTATAGGTTTGGGGATACTGGAATCAGGGCGTATCTACCGACAAACCTTAATTGCTTACGGTCATGAAAATAACTAGACAGCCCGCTCGGACTTCACGCTTGATAAACCATAGCTCACTTGCTCTTCTCAGATTATTTTCAACCCTCCTTATAATGCTATGTTGTGGAAGCTGGGTGCTGGCCCAGGAAAGCCAATATGTAGTGTTCTTTTCTGATAAAGATACCCTTGCCTATGATTTGGATCGCCCTGAAGAATATTTATCCGTTCGTGCGATAGAAAGACGTTACAAGCAGAATATTCCTGTTACATATTCTGATTTTCCGGTAAAAGAGGATTATCTGAAACAGCTAAGAGAGCTGGGAGCTGAGGTATATTACAAAACCCGTTGGTTCAATGGAGCACTCATAGAAGCCACGCCTGAAGAATTAGAGAGCATTCTGGCTGAGAATTTTATTGTGGGTTCCGAACTGGTAAAGCCCAGAGGCAGGGGGGAACGTAGAAAATCAGGCTCATCAACCGGAAAGTCCAGAAGAACAAGAAAGCAGGAAGAACCTCTTGAACAACTGCTCAATATGGAGCAAAACGATATGTTGGGCATAGATGAAATGCATGAAGACGGCTTTAATGGTGAAGGTATGTTAATAGCAGTTTTTGATGGGGGCTTCAGAGGCGTTGATACGGTTGCTTACTTTCAGCACATCTATGAGGATGACCGTATGCTGCCCGGTTATGATTTTGTAGGCAATAGCCCTGATGTCTATCAGTACGGCCAGCATGGTACTGAAGCACTATCCTGCATTGGGGCATATTTGCCGGGTGTGCTGGAAGCAGGTGCATATGGCGCTGACTATATGCTTTGTGTGACAGAAGAGGTAAGTTCAGAATACAGAATTGAGGAATACAATTGGTTATTTGCTGCTGAATATGCCGATAGTACAGGTGCCGACATTATCAGTACATCACTGGGCTATACCACTTTTAATGATTCCGCTATGGATTATAGCTATGAAGACCTGGATGGTCAAAGTGCAGTGATTACCCGTGCAGTGGATGCAGCTACTGACAGAGGGATTATATGTGTAGTAAGTGCTGGAAACGAAGGCTCGGGCAGTTGGCATTATGTATCTCCTCCTGCTGATGCCCAGGACATCCTGGCGGTAGGGGCGGTAAGCCGTACTCGTGATAAAGTATCATTCAGTTCTTATGGACCTTCTGTAGATGGCAGAGTTAAGCCCGATGTATCTGCTTTAGGCTTACAAACGGTGGTTGTTGACGCTTCCGGCAATGTAGTAACTTCTAACGGAACCTCTTTCGCCGCACCTTTGATTGCTGGATTTGTTGCAGGCGTATGGCAGGCTATTCCTCATGCTACCAATGTTGAAATCATAGAAAAGATTCGTTTTTCTGGTGATATGTCCCTCACCCCGAACAATGAAACAGGCTATGGTATTCCTGATTACAATAGGCTGATGGATAATTACCTGACTCCTATAGAGGACATGCCGCAAAAGCATTATTATAAAGTGTATCCCAATCCGGTAGAAGATAGTGATCTGATCATTGAGCCTTCTAATGGAAATTTTGAAGGGACATTGCACATCAATTTATACAGTCCTGAAGGTAAACTTATGCTTGAGAAAAATGTAGATGAATTCAAACGCAATTCACTCACTTTGGACATGGATGGCCTTTCTCAGGGTGTTTACATTATGCATATTTTGTCAGCTTCGGTTTCTGATACGCTTAAAATTGTTAAGTTTTAAATAGCTTTTTCAGTTGCGCTAAGGGCTGTCGTATTGAATATGCATTGTATCATGCGATGGAAAAAATAAGCTATTTTAATTCTATCTCTTATTTATCCGACCTAGCTTTGTAGCAAAGCAAATCATCATGAAAGATACCGCAATAGCTCCTTCTGTATTAGCCGCTGATTTTGCCAACCTTCAGCGAGATATAGAGATGCTGAATGAAAGTGAAGCCGACTGGATTCATGTGGATATCATGGACGGAATCTTTGTGCCGAACATTTCATTCGGCATACCCGTTTGTCAGGCGATACAAAAACACGCGAAGAAACCGCTGGACGTGCATCTGATGATCAAAAGTCCCGATGACTTTCTGGAAGCATTCAAAGATGCCGGAGCAGACCGTCTTACTGTGCATTATGAAACGCTAAGCCATTTGCACCGTACAATAGGCAAGATCAAAGAACTGGGCTGTAAAGCCGGAGTAGCTTTGAATCCTCATACACCGGTAAGTGGGTTAGAAGATATCATACACGAATTAGATCTGGTGCTAATCATGTCGGTAAATCCGGGTTTTGGAGGGCAGCAATTTATTGAACACACCTACAGCAAAATACTAAAGCTAAAAAAATTAGCTGAGGAGACGCAGGCTGACATCTGGATAGAAATAGACGGGGGAGTAACTGATCAGAATGCAAGTGCTTTGGTAAAAGCAGGAGCTAATGCGCTGGTGGCAGGAAGCTTTGTCTTTAAATCTCCTGAACCACTTTCAACTATTTCTGGCTTAAAAAAAATGACTGCCAGCAAGCAAAGAAATTAGCATAGAGATGCGTTTTGCAATTATCTTTTCTTTTTGTCTTTTCCTTCCAATATCACTGATTTTTGCCCAGGAAGCAGTAGTAAAAGGAGTAGTATTGGATTCCACTGCTTTAGGCATTGCTGAGGTTAATATTCAGGTGGTGGGCAGTGGTAAAGGTACGACTAGCGATTCAAGCGGAAATTTTCAGATCAGGCTTTCCCGAGGTACTTACGAGCTTCTTTTTACCCATTTAGAATATCATTCACGTTCCCGGCAGCTCACTGTTTCAGCGAATGATACCCTTGATATGACTGTGATTATGCAGGCACAGATACGTGTTTTGGATGATGTAGAGGTAAGTGGCCAACAGGATGAATCATTAAGAAGAGAAGCAGGTATCATGACGATAGAGCCTAATGCAGCTCAGGTGACGCCTTCGCCTTTTGGTGATTTTACCAAAGTGCTGGCTACTTTACCTGGCGTGGTAAGCAACAATGAGCTTTCCTCTACATATTCTGTTAGAGGAGGTAATTTTGACGAGAATCTGGTATATGTCAATGATATTCCGGTCTACCGCCCTTTTCTGGTAAGTGCCGGTCAGCAGGAAGGACTCAGTTTTATCAATCCTGATCTGGTAGGTGCCGTCACCTTTTCTTCTGGTGGGTGGCAGGCAAAGTACGGAGATAAGTTGTCTTCTAACCTCAATGTTACTTATAAAACCCCTGACAAGACCAGGGCATCGGCAAGCCTGAGCTTGTTGAATGGCGGAGTTCATGTAGAAGGAAGCAGCAAAAATAAAAAAGTACGCTATCTTATCGGAGGACGCTATAAGACTGCTCAGTATCTGCTCAATACGCTGGAGACCAACGGAGAGTATTTACCCCGATTTCTGGATTTGCAGTCATACCTCAGTTTTGACCTGGACGGTGATCCTGATGTGAACAAGACAGAATTGGGCATTTTGGGTGCTATTTCCGATAATCGCTATCTGGTAAGACCGGAAAGTAGAGAGACCACCTTCGGTACTTTGGATGAACCCTTTCGTCTCTTTGTAGGCTATGTGGGGCAGGAAGTGCTTGATTATCGTACTTATCAGCTGGGACTGAAACTGACACATCGTATCAAGGACTGGTGGACGACCAAACTGATTTCTTCTCGCGTATCTACCCGTGAAAGAGAATATTTTGACCTTGAATCTGGCTACCGCCTATGTGACATTGATATTATGCCCGGTTCTCAAAGCTTTAACCGTTGTGCTACTGTTCTCGGCATCGGTAGCAACTATCGTCATGCCCGAAATAAGCTGGAAGCGGAAATCATCAATTTGGAAAACCGCCATGCTATGAGCCTGGGCAGTAGCAATACGCTGGAATTCGGTCTGGGTTATGCTAATGAACGAATTGACGATATCGTAGAACAGTATGCTTTTAGCGACTCTTCCGGTTATTCTAATATTTACCAGAGCATCAACAATTCCTTAGACCTGAACTCCCATCGTTACTTTGCTTTTGTACAGAATACTACCGAGTGGAATGAGGCGCATACTTTCAATTACGGTCTACGGGTCAACTACTGGACAGTAAATCAGCAGTGGCTCTTTAGTCCCAGATTTCAGTACTCTTACAAGCCGATGGGATTAGGGGATGTGGTTTTTCGTTTTGCCGCCGGAATGTATCAGCAACCTCCATTCTACCGCGAGCTTAGAGACAGGCAGGGTGAGTTGCATACTGATGTGCTGGCACAATCCTCAGTACATTTGATTGCAGGAATGGATTACCGCTTCAGCATGTTCGGCAGAGAGTTTGCCTTACTTTCAGAATTCTACTACAAACACCTCAGCGACGTAAATCCCTATGATGTGGATAATGTGCGTATTCGATACTATGCCGATAATAATGCTACAGCTTACGCAACTGGAGCAGATTTCAGGATCAGCGGTGAGTTTATCCCCGGGGCTGAGTCATGGTTCAGCCTGGGCTTCTTACGGACCCGGGAGGATATTGAAGGTGATGGTTTAGGCTACATCCGTCGTCCGGCTGATCAGCTGGTGAATTTTGGGGTTTTTTTTCAGGATCATCTTCCTAACGATCCCAGTACACGGGTATATGTGAGTTTCTTATATGGTTCAGGCCTGCCATTTGGTCCTCCCGAAAGTGTTGCGTACAGAAACTTCCTGGATGGACCTGACTACAAAAGGTTAGACCTGGGCTTCTCAAAACAGTTGAATTTCAGGAAAGAGAAAACAGAGGAGAACAGCTTTTTCCGCTCTCTTTGGCTTGGACTGGAAGTGCTGAATGTACTGGGAGCAGACAATACTATTTCTTTCAGTTGGATAGATGACGTACAGGGAAGGCAGTATGCTGTACCCAACCGGCTCTCAGCCCGCTTTATCAATCTCAAACTGATTGCTCGTTACTAGGCACTCAGGCTAACAGTAGCTTCTGCGTAAACGTATGGAAATCCTGCAAGTGAGTAGGGGTGAGTTTCAGATGAACATGTTTGCCTTTAAGCAGAGCGGCCTGCAGGATCAGCTTCCTGAATGCGATCAGTGAAAGGAGTCTTTTGCTTAATGCCTGATCAATAATCTTGTTTTCTACCAACTTCTCAAATATATAAGGTGGATGATTTTTAGTCTCTTCCTGGGTCTGTAGACTAACAAACTGGTTTCCCAATGCCAGGCAGGCTTTACAGGCTTTATCCAGCAACTGTAGTAAGTAATGATCCGCAAAAGTAGGAGAGTAGTTTTTTTGCGCCAATCTCTGTTCAAGCTTTACAATGGTGTCACGTAAGATAATAGCTCTTTTTGTCAATAAATCTTCACTCATAAGCATCTGCTTTACGGCTATGCAGCTAATAATGGTTTTGGTAGAAAAATAGCATGTAATAAAAATACAAAAATATTAACGTTTTTCATGAAGTGAAGGCTGTTATTGCTATAAAAAATGAGTTTCTGATAATATTCAGTATAAGCTTACCCGGCTACCATAAAAATTCGTATGCGCTTAATAAAGCTTATTTCGGTATCAATTTTGCCAATATTTCGTTACAAATCACCTTATTGAAATTTTCACTGAACCATGCAATCCCATATCAAATCACTTCCATTGTTCATGCTTATCGCATTGCTCAGCTTTGGCTGCGCCAAGACCGTAACCCGGGTAGATACCAACTCCGACATTGACCTGAGCGGTCGCTGGAATGACGCTGACTCCCGTAGGGTAGCTGAAGCGCTTTCTGAAAGTGTAATTCAGAGTGCCTGGAGAGAAAATTTTACCAACTATAATGGCAGAAAGCCGGTGGTAATTGTGGGGCTTATGACCAATAAAAGCCATGAGCATATTGAGGCAGAGACCTTCATCAAAGACATTGAACGAGAAATGATTCGTAGCGGAACTGTGAGAGTGGTACAGAACAGTGTTTTTCGTGAAAAGCTGAGGCAAGAACGTGCCGACCAGCAAGAGTTTGCTTCTCCTGAAACCGCCAAAAGGTGGGGCGCAGAGTTGGGTGCCGACTTCATGATGTTCGGTACGATCAATTCAATTGTAGACTCTGAAGGTAAACGTCAGGTCACTTTTTACCAGGTAGATTTGGAACTGGCTAACCTGGAAACCAACGAAATTGTATGGCTGGATGGCAAAAAGATTAAGAAGTACATCGTCAACTGATACTAGTGTTGAAGTCCAATTCTTGATTTAAACCATTTGAAGTAATGCTTCATGAAACTCTTCTTTAGAGTAAGATATATCTGCTGGCTGAGTATTTTCTTTCTCTGCTTTTCCTGTGCCTCCTATTATCAGATGAACTATAAGTTCAACCGGTTTTTTGAGGAAGGAGAGATAGAAAAGGCGGAGAAAGTATTGGTAAACAGCAAAAAAGCTCCTGAAAGCAAAGCCAAGCTCTTATATTACCTGAACAGAGGACTGGTTTCTTCGCTACAAGCTGAATACGAAGAGAGCAATCAGTTTTTTGAAGAAGCTTATAAGCTGGGCGAAGATTTGCGCAATAATTACTGGAATACGGCTTCCTCTCTGCTGATCAACCCCAACCTTACTTATTATACGGGTGAGGATCATGAGCTTTTGCTGATCCATTACTACAAAGCGCTGAACTTTCTGAGGATGAATGACACGCAGTCCGCTCTGGTAGAATGCAGACGTCTGAATGTCAAACTTCAAAAACTCAGTGATAAGTATAAAGCTAATGTATCAGGCAAAACAGGAAAATACACCCGGGATGCCTTTATTCATAATCTTATGGGCATCATCTACGATGCGGATAAAGATTACAATAATGCATTTATCGCTT
Proteins encoded:
- a CDS encoding thioredoxin family protein, with product MAVELIEDSEFQEKLKQQNKVIVKYYADWCGSCRLFKPKYRRLSEDQRFDDVTFLDVNAEKNPEARKAAGVTNLPFFAVFKNGELLDSVASSKEEAVVELIEKLN
- a CDS encoding DUF6952 family protein — protein: MKIAVVKKLVENQSLEDLISAEEALVEEQPLPIEVNGEDEGEKLTHILAAIFILERMKDEGVDFKSALREYTRRVRESIS
- a CDS encoding S8 family serine peptidase, whose protein sequence is MLCCGSWVLAQESQYVVFFSDKDTLAYDLDRPEEYLSVRAIERRYKQNIPVTYSDFPVKEDYLKQLRELGAEVYYKTRWFNGALIEATPEELESILAENFIVGSELVKPRGRGERRKSGSSTGKSRRTRKQEEPLEQLLNMEQNDMLGIDEMHEDGFNGEGMLIAVFDGGFRGVDTVAYFQHIYEDDRMLPGYDFVGNSPDVYQYGQHGTEALSCIGAYLPGVLEAGAYGADYMLCVTEEVSSEYRIEEYNWLFAAEYADSTGADIISTSLGYTTFNDSAMDYSYEDLDGQSAVITRAVDAATDRGIICVVSAGNEGSGSWHYVSPPADAQDILAVGAVSRTRDKVSFSSYGPSVDGRVKPDVSALGLQTVVVDASGNVVTSNGTSFAAPLIAGFVAGVWQAIPHATNVEIIEKIRFSGDMSLTPNNETGYGIPDYNRLMDNYLTPIEDMPQKHYYKVYPNPVEDSDLIIEPSNGNFEGTLHINLYSPEGKLMLEKNVDEFKRNSLTLDMDGLSQGVYIMHILSASVSDTLKIVKF
- the rpe gene encoding ribulose-phosphate 3-epimerase, with protein sequence MKDTAIAPSVLAADFANLQRDIEMLNESEADWIHVDIMDGIFVPNISFGIPVCQAIQKHAKKPLDVHLMIKSPDDFLEAFKDAGADRLTVHYETLSHLHRTIGKIKELGCKAGVALNPHTPVSGLEDIIHELDLVLIMSVNPGFGGQQFIEHTYSKILKLKKLAEETQADIWIEIDGGVTDQNASALVKAGANALVAGSFVFKSPEPLSTISGLKKMTASKQRN
- a CDS encoding TonB-dependent receptor, whose protein sequence is MRFAIIFSFCLFLPISLIFAQEAVVKGVVLDSTALGIAEVNIQVVGSGKGTTSDSSGNFQIRLSRGTYELLFTHLEYHSRSRQLTVSANDTLDMTVIMQAQIRVLDDVEVSGQQDESLRREAGIMTIEPNAAQVTPSPFGDFTKVLATLPGVVSNNELSSTYSVRGGNFDENLVYVNDIPVYRPFLVSAGQQEGLSFINPDLVGAVTFSSGGWQAKYGDKLSSNLNVTYKTPDKTRASASLSLLNGGVHVEGSSKNKKVRYLIGGRYKTAQYLLNTLETNGEYLPRFLDLQSYLSFDLDGDPDVNKTELGILGAISDNRYLVRPESRETTFGTLDEPFRLFVGYVGQEVLDYRTYQLGLKLTHRIKDWWTTKLISSRVSTREREYFDLESGYRLCDIDIMPGSQSFNRCATVLGIGSNYRHARNKLEAEIINLENRHAMSLGSSNTLEFGLGYANERIDDIVEQYAFSDSSGYSNIYQSINNSLDLNSHRYFAFVQNTTEWNEAHTFNYGLRVNYWTVNQQWLFSPRFQYSYKPMGLGDVVFRFAAGMYQQPPFYRELRDRQGELHTDVLAQSSVHLIAGMDYRFSMFGREFALLSEFYYKHLSDVNPYDVDNVRIRYYADNNATAYATGADFRISGEFIPGAESWFSLGFLRTREDIEGDGLGYIRRPADQLVNFGVFFQDHLPNDPSTRVYVSFLYGSGLPFGPPESVAYRNFLDGPDYKRLDLGFSKQLNFRKEKTEENSFFRSLWLGLEVLNVLGADNTISFSWIDDVQGRQYAVPNRLSARFINLKLIARY
- a CDS encoding penicillin-binding protein activator LpoB, whose product is MQSHIKSLPLFMLIALLSFGCAKTVTRVDTNSDIDLSGRWNDADSRRVAEALSESVIQSAWRENFTNYNGRKPVVIVGLMTNKSHEHIEAETFIKDIEREMIRSGTVRVVQNSVFREKLRQERADQQEFASPETAKRWGAELGADFMMFGTINSIVDSEGKRQVTFYQVDLELANLETNEIVWLDGKKIKKYIVN